The genome window atgttggtggaaaaaccttctctcttccagacccaaagaatgcccccttgtgcccgtcaccttccttggtataaacagatcctcagcgagatatttgtattgtccccttatatacttatacatggttattagatcgccccgtcttttttctagactaaataatcctaatttcgctaacctatctgggtattgtagttctcccattccctttattaattttgttggcctcctttgtactctctctagttccattatatccttcctgtggATGTGATACCCCCAGAGCGTCCCAACCTCAGCGTAATGCAATGATAGACATTTGTTCATTTTCTGATGAAGAACTTCCATAAATGGAAATTTGGAAGGACGAAAGAAGCAAGTGAAATTAGAAGAGATTTCCCATCATTTAATCACCAGATGATGGTACTTCATTTATGCCGTTACCTCATGTACCAATTACAACCCAGAAagacatttttatgcattttttttttatataaaatatcatGCTTTAATGCAAAATTACAGGAACCTGCTCATAATTGTAAAGTACAAATTAGtttgttggtgttttttttttaattctttgcttTAATGTAAAAACTGTACAGGCAGCAAGAGGGTTAAACACCAGTGTAACTGAAAAATAATCCTTACTACATCGCCCTCTATAGTGCCAGAGGCATTTACCTTATACATTCGAGTATAATCTGAgatttgcagccattttttttaggctgaaagtgcccctctcgtctTATACTGGAGTCATTGTACCAGGGGGTCGGCGGCTGGCACATCATACTCACCTCATactggcgcggtctctgcttctcagatagTCTCTGGCGCCTGCATCTcttcctgtaatgagtggtaccacgtgaccactaaaCAAAGTAATGAATACATACGTGGCTCCACTCCcacaggcgtggagcgcatattcattactttaatgagcggtaccatgatgaacacaggaacaagttgccggcaccagagaccatcggagaagcagggacttgcagagacgctgccaggagggtgagtatgacgggggagggtgagccatgcatattCACCTGTTCCGACGCGTACCCGGGGCGAGCTTGCTAGTAATAATTTAGCAATTAGCTCCTAGCTCGTCCCTTTCGTCTGATTGGTTGAGCACAGAACGGTTGGAGATTTTGAATTTTCCACTTATTGTGCTCTTCTTTTCCCGCTTCTCTATTCTTCTCATCTCAGCGTCGCTTAGATCTGTTGGTTATTTAGATTTTTACTTCCATTGTAGTTCCGGTTGTTATTTTCCAGCTTGTTATAAAGtagaataaaaaatacattttaaggaCACTGATCTACAGATAACTCATCTGATCCCCGGCAGTCACTCATCATTACACGTGGTGCCCGACTGGTGGCCATTACCGGTCACTGCAGAGCAGGGAGCTGTATGTAACCAGACCCCCGGCGGCACCAGCCACAGATAAGATGAGAAAACTCAAATATATGATAATTACAACCTAAAGCCGCAAGACTGCAGAGGCGGCACTAGGACCCCATTTACGTCTGCGCTGTACAGAAACCGCGCCTCCACCACCAAAGACCCGGGCTGTGCACAGCGCACACTTTACCCTGTCCTTATAAAACGTCAGTCATGTAATTGATGTCGCACTTTTGGACTTGGTGAGAATAAAGGATGCGCGGAGCGGTAACTGGAATATCGCGGATCACCTACAATATCGGACACAGCAGCCGGCTATTACCTTTCCTGACCGCGCTCCGTATATGGAGAATACGCGCAGAAGAGAGACCGTTCAGGACTCGGCTCATTTGTGGGAGGAtttggtggctctgaaaagagcctttgtgtTGTGGTCGCAGCCGGGGCAGATCTAAGCTCTCTCCCCACGGATCCGGCGGGCCAGCTGGATGTCTTTGGGCATGATGGTGACCCTCTTGGCGTGGATGGCGCACAGGTTGGTGTCCTCGAACAACCCCACCAGATAAGCCTCGCTGGCCTCCTGCAGGGCCATGACGGCCGAACTCTGGAAACGCAGATCGGTCTTGAAGTCCTGGGCGATCTCCCTCACCAGGCGCTGGAAGGGAAGCTTACGGATCAGCAGCTCGGTGGATTTCTGATAGCGGCGGATCTCACGGAGAGCGACTGTTCCTGGCCGGTAACGATGCGGCTTCTTCACTCCACCAGTGGCGggagcgctcttcctggcggcCTTTGTGGCCAGCTGCTTGCGGGGAGCTTTCCCTCCGGTGGATTTACGAGCGGTCTGCTTAGTTCTGGCCATGGCTCCGTATAGACGTGGCGGGCACAGATGTGATAAGAGGAGCGGCGGGAGCAGGGTATTTATGCTCCGGTGCGCGTCCTCATTGGTCTCCGGGAAACACGCCCCCTGCGCTCCACTGGTTCTTTCATGAAAAAAAGAGGCCAATAAGGGTTGATTTGTTTGACCAGTCATTGTTATTATTCCCGCCCAGTATCCCCGCCCCCTGAAGTCCCCGCCTCTTTCGTGATGCGTCTGTCCTCAGATCACTCATTTGCCGCTGCTGGAGCAGCTGATGTATCTGCGTTGAAATGTCCCCGTGTATAGCGCTGTACAGTGCAGCTCCCACATTATCGTCAGATCACACAAACCCCCCATCCTGAGACTGCGCCCAGCATCAGTTATATTAAAAACATTACAAGTAGGAAAaccgatcatacagctctgcggggaggaggtggtggcactgatcatacagctctgcgggggagaaggtggtggcactgatcatacagctctgcggggtggaggtgatttctctgatcatacagctctgcagggaggagtaggtggtggcactgatgatacagctctgcggggaggaggtggtggcactgatcatacagctctgcggggaggaggtggttgcactgatcatacagctctgcggggaggagatggtggcactgatcgtacagctctgcggggaggaggtggtggcactgatcatacagctctgcagggaggaggtggtggcactgatcatacagctctgcggggagaaggtgttggcactgatcatacagctctccggggaggaggtgatttctctgatcatacagctctgcagggaggaggaggttatggctctgatcatacaggtctgaggggagtaggtggtggctctgatcatacagctctgcggggagagggtggtggcactgatcatacagctctgcggggaggaggtgatggctctgatcctaaagctctgcggggagaatgtggtggctctgatcatacagctctgcagggaggaggtggtggcactgatcatacagctctgcggggaggaggtggtggcactgatcatacagctctgcggggaggaggtggtggcactgatcatacagctctgcggggaggaggtgatttctctgatcatacagctctgcagggaggaggtggtggctctgatcatacagctctgcggggaggaggtggtggctctgatcatacagctctgcggggaggaggtggtggcactgatcatacagctctgcggggaggaggttgtggcactgatcatacagctgtgcggggaggaggtaatttctctgatcatacagctctgcagggaggaggtggtggctctgatcatacagctctgcggggaggaggtggtggctctgatcatacagctctgcggggaggaggaggtggcactgatcatacagctctgcggggaggaggtggtggcactgatcatacagctctgcggggaggaggtggtggcactgatcatacagctctgcggggaggaggtggtggcactgatcatacagctctgcggggaggaggaggtggctctgatcatacagctctgcggggaggaggaggtggcactgatcatacagctctgcggggaggaggtggtggcactgatcatacagctctgcggggaggaggtggtggcactgatcatacagctctgcggggaggaggtggtggcactgattatacagctctgcggggagagggtggtggctctgatcatacagctctgcggggaggaggtggtggctctgatcatacagttctgcggggtggaggtgatttctctgatcatacagctctgcagggagtagtaggtggtggcactgatgatacagctctgcggggaggaggtggtggcactgatcatacagctctgcggggtggaggtgatttctctgatcatacagctctgcggggaggaggaggtggcactgatcatacagctctgcggggaggaggtggtggcactgatcatacagctctgcggggaggaggtggtggctctgatcatgctgctctgcggggaggaggtggtggtactgatcatacagctgtgcggggaggaggtgatttctctgatcatacagctctgcagggaggaggtggtggctctgatcatacagctctgcggggaggaggtggtggcactgatcatacagctctgcggggaggaggtggtggcactgatcatacagctctgcggggaggaggtggtggcactgattatacagctctgcggggagagggtggtggcactgatcatacagctctgcggggaggaggtggtggctctgatcatacagctctgcggggaggaggtggtggctctgatcatacagctctgcggggtggaggtgatttctctgatcatacagctctgcggggtggaggtggtggcactgattatacagctctgcggggaggaagtggtggctctgatcatacagctctgcgggggagaaggtggtggcactgatcatacagctctgcggggtggaggtgatttctctgatcatacagctctgcagggaggagtaggtggtggcactgatgatacagctctgcggggaggaggtggtggcactgatcatacagctctgcggggtggaggtgatttctctgatcatacagctctgcggggaggaggaggtggcactgatcatacagctctgcggggaggaggtggtggcactgatcatacagctctgcggggaggaggtggtggcactgatcatacagctctgcggggaggaggtggtggcactgattatacagctctgcggggagagggtggtggctctgatcatacagctctgcggggaggaggtggtggctctgatcatacagctctgcggggtggaggtgatttctctgatcatacagctctgcggggtggaggtggtggcactgattatacagctctgcggggaggaagtggtggctctgatcatacagctctgcgggggagaaggtggtggcactgatcatacagctctgcggggtggaggtggtggcactgatcatacagctctgcggggaggaggtgatttctctgatcatacagctctgcagggaggagtaggtggtggcactgatgatacagctctgcggggaggaggtggtggcactgatcacacagctctgcggggtggaggtgatttctctgatcatacagctctgcagggaggagtaggtggtggcactgatgatacagctctgcggggaggaggtggtggcactgatcatacagctctgcggggaggaggtggtggcactgatcatacagctctgcggggaggaggaggtggcactgatcatacagctctgcggggaggaggtggtggcactgatcatacagctgt of Ranitomeya imitator isolate aRanImi1 unplaced genomic scaffold, aRanImi1.pri SCAFFOLD_325, whole genome shotgun sequence contains these proteins:
- the LOC138653665 gene encoding histone H3, with product MARTKQTARKSTGGKAPRKQLATKAARKSAPATGGVKKPHRYRPGTVALREIRRYQKSTELLIRKLPFQRLVREIAQDFKTDLRFQSSAVMALQEASEAYLVGLFEDTNLCAIHAKRVTIMPKDIQLARRIRGERA